A window of the Pseudoalteromonas sp. A25 genome harbors these coding sequences:
- a CDS encoding sugar kinase — protein sequence MTTSIHSMVFFGECMVEHRADGTSYFGGDTFNTAWYLVSLLNAVGLSKPKIKYATAIGQDAQSQQFQTLLAHMGIGCDLVVTHQYKTMGKYWIKLTQNGERSFEFEREQSAARAYFKSHEPLSEALNAKSIDAIYLSGISLAILCSEQLTYLLELLKRFKAQGGIVIFDNNYRASLWHGRKPQSAYLALMALANIAFLTLEDELAIYAKHTLDEVLTVYQNTNEQLVIIRRGPLPCVIKPSNSHELLYVAPEQLHAQSIVDTCAAGDAFAAGFLAQWLVRDLLAHDAIERAAQFAHKVAAEVIQHHGALITPHLLPSLLGEEVSGA from the coding sequence TGGAACATCGTGCTGATGGTACAAGTTATTTTGGTGGTGATACATTTAATACCGCATGGTACCTCGTATCATTGCTTAATGCGGTTGGTTTATCAAAACCGAAAATAAAATACGCAACCGCAATTGGCCAAGACGCGCAAAGCCAACAGTTTCAAACGTTGTTAGCGCACATGGGCATTGGTTGCGACTTGGTCGTCACGCATCAATATAAAACAATGGGCAAGTATTGGATAAAACTTACTCAAAATGGTGAAAGAAGTTTTGAGTTTGAGCGTGAGCAAAGTGCTGCTCGAGCGTATTTTAAGAGCCATGAACCTTTAAGCGAAGCACTCAATGCTAAAAGCATCGATGCTATTTACTTATCAGGAATAAGCCTAGCGATTTTGTGCTCGGAGCAACTTACCTACTTGCTAGAGCTGTTGAAAAGGTTTAAGGCGCAAGGGGGGATTGTGATTTTTGACAACAATTATCGCGCGTCACTTTGGCATGGCCGAAAACCACAAAGCGCTTATTTGGCATTGATGGCCTTAGCCAATATCGCTTTTTTAACCCTTGAGGATGAACTGGCAATTTACGCTAAGCACACGCTAGATGAAGTGCTAACTGTTTATCAAAATACCAATGAACAACTAGTTATAATACGTCGAGGCCCTTTGCCTTGCGTTATTAAACCCTCTAACAGCCATGAGCTTCTTTACGTTGCGCCAGAGCAGTTGCATGCACAATCTATTGTGGATACTTGCGCTGCAGGGGATGCTTTTGCTGCTGGTTTTTTAGCGCAGTGGTTGGTGCGTGATTTACTAGCACATGATGCAATAGAGCGAGCTGCTCAATTTGCTCATAAAGTTGCAGCAGAGGTTATCCAACATCATGGTGCTTTGATTACCCCTCATTTATTGCCATCTCTTTTGGGCGAGGAGGTCAGTGGTGCGTAA
- a CDS encoding beta-N-acetylhexosaminidase, whose translation MRNVLPKRINLKCLTLMVAMLFSASVFSQLALMPLPQSIEQEEGTIQLTRSISVSVVGFNTHRSQFQLDRLMSHFSRLTGKKISWALSSEKHANLTIVVDDAEQSLRVPQFAENERYQLKINNNGIAIHAATVFGAQHALATLSQLAYVDKRNQLTLPHINIEDSPRFAWRGLLLDSARHFMPIETVKRQLSGMASAKLNVLHWHLTDDQGWRMQSKIFPKLTSNASDGLFYTQAQVLEVIRYAALLGIRVVPEFGMPGHASAIAVAYPELITLNKDYKMQRHWGVFKPLLNIADPKVYVFIDKLFAEMSAIFPDKYLHIGGDEVEPEQWLKSHDIQKLMADNQLTDGQDLQSYFNARVQKIVTKYDRIMMGWDEILHPRLSKNVVVQSWRGHDSLYSAAKNGYQGILSTGFYIDQPQYTSYHYRNDPQKVLGREAPAEPKYSKSFLVKRLKGSDVKGEMLVFEQYALIKLNDQHHRVAQVKHFFKGAKRHLMATFDSWMGPLTFELDLSRSAGSVMIGNSRYPLEVSELLKAQAVSFSPSLDKAQEALILGAEATIWSELITQDNIDLRIWPRLYAIAERLWSSKETTDIQDMYVRLDKISAYADNMVGLAHHKQQQSGFTHLINKNLSDKEQAETLHLLNTMAQMLEPSHYYTRHHIKFLNNAYHQQAPLNKFVDFLAVESQAIRAIRTSVEKYIAGNKAMLDVIATQFKQWQKTLINKRHLLAKSPLLNDEQLLADKLQQFIFTAEQVLTVCQDQTYQPRLDSQLLGLQNLQDETVIAAIYPLRELYLACTEQKK comes from the coding sequence GTGCGTAACGTGTTACCAAAGCGCATAAATTTAAAGTGCCTAACATTAATGGTCGCCATGTTGTTTAGCGCAAGTGTATTTAGTCAATTGGCATTGATGCCATTGCCGCAGTCTATTGAGCAAGAAGAAGGAACAATACAGCTAACTCGCAGCATAAGTGTTTCGGTTGTTGGTTTTAATACGCACAGGTCTCAGTTTCAACTCGATAGACTAATGAGCCACTTTAGTCGCCTAACAGGCAAAAAAATATCATGGGCTTTATCCAGTGAAAAACACGCAAACTTAACAATTGTGGTGGATGATGCCGAGCAGAGCTTGCGGGTTCCACAGTTTGCCGAAAATGAACGTTACCAATTGAAAATCAACAACAACGGGATAGCAATTCATGCAGCCACTGTTTTTGGTGCGCAGCATGCTTTAGCAACACTTTCTCAGTTGGCGTATGTTGATAAGCGCAATCAACTAACATTGCCACATATTAACATTGAAGATAGCCCACGTTTTGCGTGGCGAGGGTTGCTTTTAGACAGCGCTCGTCATTTTATGCCCATAGAGACTGTTAAGCGCCAACTCAGTGGTATGGCTTCAGCTAAGCTCAATGTGCTGCATTGGCACCTAACAGACGATCAAGGCTGGCGCATGCAAAGTAAGATATTTCCTAAACTGACAAGCAATGCATCAGATGGACTTTTTTATACTCAAGCACAAGTGTTGGAGGTGATCCGTTATGCGGCGTTACTTGGTATACGGGTAGTGCCAGAATTTGGTATGCCAGGCCATGCCAGTGCCATAGCGGTTGCGTACCCTGAGCTTATAACGTTAAACAAAGACTATAAAATGCAGCGTCACTGGGGCGTTTTTAAGCCGCTATTAAACATTGCTGATCCCAAAGTGTATGTGTTTATTGATAAGTTGTTTGCTGAAATGAGCGCAATTTTTCCTGATAAATACCTGCACATTGGCGGCGATGAAGTGGAGCCAGAGCAATGGCTTAAAAGCCATGATATTCAAAAACTCATGGCTGACAACCAGCTTACCGATGGGCAAGATTTACAAAGTTATTTTAATGCGCGAGTGCAAAAAATTGTCACTAAGTATGATCGTATCATGATGGGATGGGATGAAATTTTGCATCCTCGCTTATCAAAAAATGTGGTCGTACAGTCATGGCGTGGACATGATTCATTATATAGCGCTGCTAAAAATGGCTATCAAGGTATTTTATCCACGGGATTTTATATAGACCAACCTCAGTACACTAGCTATCACTATCGTAACGACCCACAAAAAGTATTAGGTAGAGAGGCACCAGCCGAGCCAAAGTATAGTAAGTCATTTTTGGTCAAACGACTAAAAGGCAGTGATGTAAAGGGCGAGATGCTGGTTTTTGAGCAATACGCACTTATCAAGTTAAATGATCAGCATCACCGAGTTGCTCAAGTTAAGCATTTTTTCAAAGGAGCAAAGCGGCACTTGATGGCAACTTTTGATAGTTGGATGGGCCCTCTTACGTTTGAGCTTGATTTATCACGCTCTGCAGGCTCGGTCATGATAGGCAATAGTCGGTATCCACTTGAGGTCAGTGAACTTCTAAAAGCGCAAGCGGTGAGCTTTTCACCATCACTTGATAAAGCACAAGAAGCACTTATCTTAGGTGCTGAAGCCACCATTTGGAGTGAGCTGATCACCCAAGATAATATCGATTTGCGTATTTGGCCTAGGTTATACGCAATTGCTGAGCGTTTATGGTCTAGCAAAGAAACCACTGATATTCAGGATATGTATGTCCGTTTAGATAAAATAAGCGCTTATGCAGATAATATGGTTGGTTTAGCGCATCATAAACAGCAGCAAAGCGGCTTTACTCATTTAATTAATAAAAACCTCAGTGACAAAGAGCAAGCCGAAACCTTGCATTTGCTCAATACAATGGCACAAATGCTCGAGCCCAGCCATTATTACACGCGGCACCACATTAAATTTCTCAACAATGCCTATCATCAACAGGCGCCTTTGAACAAGTTTGTGGATTTTTTAGCTGTTGAAAGTCAGGCCATACGAGCCATACGCACAAGCGTAGAGAAATACATAGCAGGCAATAAGGCTATGCTTGATGTTATTGCCACACAGTTCAAACAATGGCAAAAAACACTTATTAACAAAAGGCATCTATTAGCAAAAAGCCCTTTATTAAACGATG